The genomic region TGATGAAACATCTCAACATAAAACGAAAGAAGAAAAGACGTATCAAAATCTAAGTTTAAAACTTTACCGAAATAATTCAATATATATTATTAGAGGAGACACATAGGGCCTCAAAATTTGAGTGTCAAAATCTATCACTGAGTATTTGCAAATTCAAACAAAATAAGTTTTACACTATAAAATTTAAAATCGGGGTCAATCACTATTTTGTCTAAATGTTTTTGTTAGTTAAAACTTTTACACTCGATAATTATCGTATTGTTATATTTAAATTAAGACAAGTGGCGGACCTAGAAATTATCTGCTGGAAGtgcggatgagtggttcaagTGTATTTTCAGGGGTTGCGAtcgggttttttgcctaaaaatACACTAACTTTTTTATGTCAAAAGGTGCATCCGCCCACCCTGGGTTTCACCTAGGTCCGCCCCCTTAAGACCATAAATGAACCAAATTCATTTTGATCGTTTAAGTTTGGTGGACAAGTAAAGGGAACACAAACACATAAAAAGATGACTTTTAATGTTTGTTCTATGCTCATTAACAACTAGTGGTTAACCCCCGCGTTGCGGGTGCGGGGGTTATAAAACCATGCTAAATAGTAAAGCAAGCAAACGACAATCAAAACCGtaaaaaatcataaaacaaaAATGCGAATTTATCGTGCCATATGACTAAAACGTAAGCAAAGACAAACGCAAACTTATACCACGAGCTAGCGTAAATGTAGACAACCCCGAATTTTTATCGACAAAGCTTTAACCTAAAGACAAAATTTAAAGAGGCAAAGAAAAACATACATGTTAGCAAGCATACAATTAGGAGATATATTTAGACCATATTTCTGTAAATAATTTACATTAATCTCCTAGTAAATAGGCTGTATAGTTTCCTTATATTTCTTGTATCTCTGTAATATTTATACCCCTCAATGTTAATGATAGAGATCATCGATTCATAAACTTTCATGGTATCAGAGCGCAGACGCTCTATACCCTAGCCGCCCTATTTTCTTCTCCGACCACGGTCGGGCCACCCACCCTTGTCTGTTTTATTTTTCCTTCTCTCTCTGTCTTTCGCTACCATGTCAGACAACGAGACAACTCCTGCCACACCCTCGAAGCCAACCCCACCTCCCCTCCATCCCGTTTATTCAGTTACCAACATTCAGCAAAAGGTTCGAGTTCTTGATGGTGTAAAAGTCTCATACACCTCATGGGTTCGCCTCTTTCAGCTACACGCTCGCGGCTATCGGGTTCTTGCTCACATTGACGGCACGCCGTCACCCGGAGAAAAAGATCCTACGTATGCTTCATGGCAGGAAATTGATTCAATTGTGCTTCAATGGATCTATGGATCTATTTCGGATGATTTACTTGGACGCGTTCTCACTGCTGAATCCACGGCTCGTCAAGCCTGGATCCGGATTCAGAACATATTTCACAACAACAAGGGCGCTCGTATCGCTGCTCTTGAACACGAGTTCGCTAATATGACTCTCAAGTCCCAACCTTCATTGGAGGCGTATTTTCAGCGTCTACGCGAACTCGCCGACCAGCTTAATGATCTTCTTGACGTTCCTATTGATGACAAGCGGCTTGTCCTGCAGATGGTCCGTGGTTTGCCGACAGAGTTTGATACTATGGGGTCCCTCATTCACCAGTCTCTTCCGGCCTGGGAGGAGGCATGTGAGATGCTTCTTGGAGATCAAAAGAGACGCCAAGCCCGCGATCTTTTGGATGGAAATACTGTTGTTGCTGCTGCCCAAACACCAAACCCATCACCCACCAATAACCTTCCGCCCACTCGTGACTCCACACCCAACCCAACTAACACCCAACCCAACCGTGACTATCGGTCCCGGTCAAACCAGCCCCGGAACCGAGGTCGCGGCCGTGGCTCAGCCTCTCGTAACACCTCATCTCAGCCCAACAACACCCACCAGTCGCGCTCCTTTGGATCTGCACCTCCCCCTCCATACCCATATTGGGCTCCCCCACCTTACTGGGCTCCGCCCCCATGCCCCTACCCAACTACATCCGCCTGGACCCAACCTTGGCAACCATACGGGCCTACTCCACCTCCTGCGGGTCAGCAGCCATCGGCTCAGCAGTCGTCACCCACTTCTCAGCCCAACGGCCAGCAGGCCCACGCTCACTTCACTGACTTGGATGCTTTGGACCCATCTCAAATCGCCCAGGCATTTCAGACAATTGCCGTGAACTCCGCGGCTAATGAGAATTGGGATATGGACACTGGAACGACGTCTCATGTCACTCTCGATCAAGGTACTCTCTCCACTTTTTCCCCGTATTCTCACATAAAGTCCGTATTAGTAGGTAATGGTCATCGTCTTCCAGTTATTGGATCCGGTCACACCACCCTTCAAACACCTTCCAAAACCTTTCACTTAAAAAATGTCCTTTACAATCCCAATTttattaaaaaccttattttcgTCCGTCAATTCACCATTGACAATAATGTTTCTGTTGAATTTGATCCATTTGGCTTTTCTGTGAAGGATTACAAGGATGGCACTGTAACACCCGGTCTTATTATTCAAGGTTTAACGTAAATTTTACgtaaaacaatcatgtaatttaagatttcataaacatttggaaatacgggtttattaaaacttttataaatcataagttattctacataacgtgatcgaattcgttgtttaaaaatTACAACGTagcaaagtgcggaagcgtgcatcattatcgtgttcggttcttcgctgagcttgatcgtcttccggcgtccaaggtgtacctacatttcataaacatgaaatgctttagtcatacggggtttAAATCATGTCCGAACGATGTCCGGGAAACAATTGATTTTCAAAtgaaaacaaaatataaaaaataatctccaccgtaatttacggtgggaccgtaaattacggtggccccTGGGTTTCTATTCTTCTACCGTACAACAGACAATTAGCACCGTAACCAATTCatctccaccgtaatttacggtgggaccgtaaattacggtggactcTGCATCCAGCTTCTCTATTTTTGCCGTTATtcgacacgaaaactttcgtatctttcaaaccgcttatccgtttgatctaccgtttcttcctacatgattgtaatttAATCTTCcgtcatatggagttaaaatccaacatccggattaataaaatttaagacttttaagtcttcggcttattactcttttaccaaaattttgacccgtttatacgtttatcaaacaaacatactTGTTTAACCTTTATATCACGTACACTACTTCAAATTAAGGTTATTTACCATATTAGGTTATAATcacaggtttattacacaatttaaacccgttttcactcgtatgcttattttgacccgtaatCCCTCTTTTAACctatgattttgtttgaaaagtcattaagctTTCCAAATACAATGTTCCTTACCTAAAACATTTGGTTTACTTATCAAGTAACCAAATGTTCACCTTGACTACTTTTAACACTCTTTGAACCACATGTTCTAAATGAGGGTTACCCTTTTTCACATACCTGGCGcagatcaatatattgacccgtttttaataccttgcttttataACCGCTAATTCATAGCGTTGCTAATACCCATTTGACATTTACacctgaaataatataactcgacaaaaatcattagtcgttattgtcaaagggtgatatcttcaccttttAACCCATTTGGTCTAAGTGACCGAATATGTTgacgagatgatatttattaccatctcATCTACATGACTCGCTCCAGTTTACATCGTGCGGTCATTTCACTTATTAATCATTTCTTAACACTTTTTAGCCTATCATGGTTTATGTTTTACTGTGTCTTTCAAAACCAATAGTTATGATCAACGCATGACcaattaccgatttaactccTTTTAACCATCCACATGGTTTCTTGTCATGATTGACTACTTTGTTCCGTACGTTTACACGCCGGAACATCATACCTCAATTATGTATTTATCTCATTCATAACTAATACGATAAGAGAATATCCTAACatataagactagtgtaagctatacttaccttgcatccatgcCACGCCTTTCTTTCTGTACgcgctccgtttgacccgcttcatccacaagcttccacctagcttgttaggcgtcaaactatcatcattcacaaggtggttagattagtcattaacaaatacgactattccaccttacgtattttctatgtcgaaatcATTATTCGACTTCGTCGTTAGTAAATTTTAACTTTCTACTAGTTAACTACCTCTAATCATATGGTACGTGTAATTAACTAAAATCTACATTATGATTAGATTCCGTATTATCACGTATCACCCCTAATTAAATAAATTAGGAAATTACGTGTTTCATTCATAGTTTCAACATATGAACTTTGTGGGCATAATTTATAACACCAAAAATCAAGTTTCATAACACTGAAAATAGGCTGTTTTTGGTGacctgtttaacctgtttacaagtcttcaaaaattatgatttttttgtgTGGCGTACCCCTCGGAGGGTTCGAACTTGTGTTAAAATTTaaagatctaactctttaccaagaattcgtaaaaattcatttactaagctgaaatcagattcgtcacttctgactgcagcttacggaaaaattcattaaaaattcctcgtttatccgattgacgaaattccaattggcaATTCTTCTAATCACTTAATACTTTCTACAGTAAGAATTTGAGAgcataactcaattcctaaattgagttatgacattcgtaatgggctgcagaTTCTGTcagaaaacgcagcttgaacctttgatacggaaaaattcataaaacgctcaattttcgtcgaaaaaatgcgattccagtggggttttaaagatatttcctggaattacattttaggCTCGAGAAACACATGTTTTTACCACGTTTTATCcaggttacagccaatacaagttggctgtaaattctgatcaagaaccgtttgaattcagctttcaaattaagcatgttcttgacatcataacactatttatTTAGCGATCAAAACCCTAAGAACATCTTATACCTCAATTTAGCATCAAcaaaaatctgaatttacttgagctaagcatgatttcaatttatacttgtctagggtttactcctaaacactatttcacttcaatatcatccaaacaacatTCATGCAATACTAATTTCGGATTATAATTGTTCATCCATAATTTTGAATAGAATCAAACAACGAATTTtgacataccttgtaatcccctAGGTTTGGTGATCACTAATTTATTAAAAGCCCCAatttcctagcttgatttccctTGATTTGGCTGAATTTCttgtgatttagggttttgataaaaACCCTTTTTGGCTCCTGTGTAAAtcacgaccagaacacacacatgagtgtgtgttttggtgttttgatttttattaaattaaaactattttctcatttaacacttttagtccctcaagtttttAGAGTTATCAAAAGGATTATAAACCAAgttttctttattattttcaaACCACATAattaactaggttgatattcctagttacttagtgggtttcgagagttataaccctttttattttaagccccgttaactcgggcttcttATAAACTTacttttctcaaagtatttattctccttttaattaatattaggtttattcacttaaatcctaatattcaccgggtagattttcaccactaacggtattttacccgtcttttagtattaacgtggtttgattaccaaacccgttttcggggtgttacaagtctaccccccttaaagaggtttcgtcctcgaaaccttttcttacatagtTCATTGAGTTCTAAACTCAATGCGTTTTGACTTGAGTAATTtcttaagcattactcatactctaaccaattgttagtattaccagaaaaattaTGGTAATGTCTTTCTGGTTACAGAACCTCTACGTACCTGATACGACATAATGTGACTTGAAATAGCGTAATTCCgttactttattttttattttattttttttttacttgtttagttaacttagcgatttcCATTGCTTTTAGATATTACCGAACTCTTGGTGAATCCGTTACCTTGACCCGTTTAAGGGTCTTTAGTGAagtctttcacttttagcaacaatttcttctgtttTCAGAATTCATTTATTCGGTTTAGTTATACCGAATCTACCGTTTACAAGCAACCAGAttacttaaatgacctttaccgctcgcttggttataatgtgattccacttcacattgcatttcttgatCGTGATCGTGTCacgcatgtttaatttatatcaacctttcattttcaaAAAAGATCagttttcgaatatatcgtcttgcgcctatcagcgTCAAGACTTGAACCCTTTATGATTACTATTCAAATTCCTGtcagaatttatatttataaaaatattatttcttACTAAATCTGAATTTTAGTATAACGTTTATCTCTTAACTTTGTAATTACTCATGTCAAGGGAATTGACAACCCCTAATTTATTGTTTTTCGTTCTCGTTTTACGCAAGGGATCGTAACAAGTTCCCTCACCTTAcgctattgacccgtaggttctttcacctaacctcgtaggctattttCTTAAGCTTTCGTCTCTTTAAGACGAggcccttatgatccctttgcttTAGTTCATGACCCGTCGGTCATTTTGGCCcctccatttttttttttgactcGTTTGACTCATTTTAGGTGAATTTTCATCACCTATGAATGTCAGACTTCGTTCTTTATTTGACCCGTCCAACTTTGAATTGGTTGAACGCAATTACCTAAATTTATATTTGCGAAGATTCTTatcatcttttagtcatgactcatattccgagtcttttgactttctatttcgcgttcctgtttctcagtctacgcatgtgtttaaatccttacccaccaactgggtgttttaccgaagtcgttattattgcaacccttacgGTATGTATTATGACTTCGTTTCACTTTTATATTCCTACTTCGTTCTCAAATTTGGTGTTTTACAAAATCGGCCTGTTAAGAGTCTTATTtgtattcttcgggttcgagtgtaagtacactacctcccaatgcatatctacatcactttacatgtttgcatttttccgggttcgagtgtaagtatcactccctcccaatgtttgtctaaatcgttttacatgcttgatgttttctgggttcgagtgtaaataCACTAcctcccaatacttgatgttttctgggttcgagtgtgagtacactccctcccaatacttgatgttttctgggttcgagtgtaagtacactccctcccaatacttgatgttttctgggttcgagtgtgagtacactccctcccaatacttgatgttttctgggttcgagtgtaagtacactctttcccaatacttgtctgaatcattttacatgcttgtttgtcccttcactcgggctcattatcctaatgtaatacgctcccgtcacttggttgtgcgtttacattgTTACTAagtattttgcttatctgattcatttgggcactttttaattagtcccattcaccctgcccttactacatcggatgtaaacgtgtccgccgtaagaagttcatggtaacatatgccgctacttacttggccagagtaagcgattaacatatgacacgcatgacctttttacagttttcacatcacgccctatgtaagtaatacctctatctgttgttcttggaaacaatatcccggataggttttctatccaggtctttccaagtttttttttttttttttaattttacatatgcaacttttAAGTTCCTACTtattgttgcatattactatttatgctattatttaaaatgtgcacctggtaatgtttTCCCCGACGGGCGTtccttgccattaaccttgttcgcggtcattacgcgatttagtcctcggtgagtatgctcctcttgtcatacttcgggccgttccatcatcatatccacaattcgtttgactctcgtcgtcttcaaacgcgagtgtccttcaatttagaacattcacaaaagttagtaacgtcaaccgtaataatcgcccgtattataatacaaggctttttctactacacgcgtcaacgcgcgtattttcgtcaactatttcaatcattttaattggggtaacgcgtatcacacgatagccctatgtgttgtttacaacactttagcatacTAACTATTCACGtacttgtacttaccggatttgcgatcaagcctcgaaccgaacactattctttgtcaagagcataaggtttaagtccaagcatggttcctccccaccatactcgaatctcttaaaccaaggctctgataccaacatgTAACACCCGGTCTTATTATTCAAGGTTTAACGTAAATTTTACgtaaaacaatcatgtaatttaagatttcataaacatttggaaatacgggtttattaaaacttttataaatcataagttattctacataacgtgatcgaattcgttgtttaaaaatTACAACGTagcaaagtgcggaagcgtgcatcattatcgtgttcggttcttcgctgagcttgatcgtcttccggcgtccaaggtgtacctacatttcataaacatgaaatgctttagtcatacggggtttAAATCATGTCCGAACGATGTCCGGGAAACAATTGATTTTCAAAtgaaaacaaaatataaaaaataatctccaccgtaatttacggtgggaccgtaaattacggtggccccTGGGTTTCTATTCTTCTACCGTACAACAGACAATTAGCACCGTAACCAATTCatctccaccgtaatttacggtgggaccgtaaattacggtggactcTGCATCCAGCTTCTCTATTTTTGCCGTTATtcgacacgaaaactttcgtatctttcaaaccgcttatccgtttgatctaccgtttcttcctacatgattgtaatttAATCTTCcgtcatatggagttaaaatccaacatccggattaataaaatttaagacttttaagtcttcggcttattactcttttaccaaaattttgacccgtttatacgtttatcaaacaaacatactTGTTTAACCTTTATATCACGTACACTACTTCAAATTAAGGTTATTTACCATATTAGGTTATAATcacaggtttattacacaatttaaacccgttttcactcgtatgcttattttgacccgtaatCCCTCTTTTAACctatgattttgtttgaaaagtcattaagctTTCCAAATACAATGTTCCTTACCTAAAACATTTGGTTTACTTATCAAGTAACCAAATGTTCACCTTGACTACTTTTAACACTCTTTGAACCACATGTTCTAAATGAGGGTTACCCTTTTTCACATACCTGGCGcagatcaatatattgacccgtttttaataccttgcttttataACCGCTAATTCATAGCGTTGCTAATACCCATTTGACATTTACacctgaaataatataactcgacaaaaatcattagtcgttattgtcaaaggg from Helianthus annuus cultivar XRQ/B chromosome 10, HanXRQr2.0-SUNRISE, whole genome shotgun sequence harbors:
- the LOC110883121 gene encoding uncharacterized protein LOC110883121 gives rise to the protein MSDNETTPATPSKPTPPPLHPVYSVTNIQQKVRVLDGVKVSYTSWVRLFQLHARGYRVLAHIDGTPSPGEKDPTYASWQEIDSIVLQWIYGSISDDLLGRVLTAESTARQAWIRIQNIFHNNKGARIAALEHEFANMTLKSQPSLEAYFQRLRELADQLNDLLDVPIDDKRLVLQMVRGLPTEFDTMGSLIHQSLPAWEEACEMLLGDQKRRQARDLLDGNTVVAAAQTPNPSPTNNLPPTRDSTPNPTNTQPNRDYRSRSNQPRNRGRGRGSASRNTSSQPNNTHQSRSFGSAPPPPYPYWAPPPYWAPPPCPYPTTSAWTQPWQPYGPTPPPAGQQPSAQQSSPTSQPNGQQAHAHFTDLDALDPSQIAQAFQTIAVNSAANENWDMDTGTTSHVTLDQGTLSTFSPITRMAL